GGACTAATCCGGGGTTTGCCAATGCTTTTCCTGCCGGAACGGACTGGTTTTTGGAAGCCGGTGCCGGGGTCAGTTTCCTGCCTGCCGAGGGATTATTGGTCAATCCCTCAATTGGGTTTACCCATGGCAAACTGCTTTCGGGCGGTGCGGAAGGGGTTATTGCGGATGGGATGGTTCCGAACCTTGCTCTTTTTTACAACAAAGGGCGATTGGAAAGCGAGCTGTATGCCGCCTATTACAAAGCCCTGCGTAAAGAAGGCCCCGTAACGACCGACTATTTTCTGGGATGGATTTTTGCCGGTGCAGTGTTGCATCAGTATGTATCGGCTGGTGTGCACTATGAACAATTCGATATTACCCGAATGACCCATGCAGAGGCTAAAAACCTTTACCGCTGGTTAGGACCATACATCAAATTTACCCTGCCAAAGGGCTATTATTTCCGGTTTTCGGCGGGGGCAAATTTTACCCGCAACGAAGGCTTCTCGTCAGAGTTTTACCGGTTGGGATTGTTTTTGCCGGTGATGTAGGTCAACCGATTTTTTATCAAAAATTTATTGGTTCCGGGTTAGTATTTCAGGTAATGGTCTCATTGGCTTTTTATTGACCGGTGTTGTGGCTTTTTTGCCTGAAAACGGGGCTTTATCCTTTTTTTGATTGCTACTTTTGGTTTAAAACTGAGCTATATTTACCCCAATACCTCCAAACTTTATCTCCAAAATTCTTAGGTTTTACTACATTCGCAGTCAAAAACATTGCTTTACCTATTCATAAACATATCGCATGTCTTTTCAAATCCACAGTTTTGAGCAATATCTCGAAGTATATGCCCGCAGTGTGGCAGAACCCGAAGCCTTTTGGGCAGAAATTGCCGGTAGTTTTGTGTGGCACAAAACATGGGACAAAGTGCTGGAAGGCGGCTTTGAAAAAGCGGATGTCCGCTGGTTTCAGGGCGGAAAACTGAACATCACCGAAAATTGTCTTGACCGGCACCTGGCGACCCGTTCCGAAAAAACAGCCCTGTTATGGGAGCCTAACGACCCGAACGAAGTCGGGGTTAGCTGGACATACCGGCAACTCTACGAAAAGGTCTGCGAGTTTGCCAACGTGCTCAAAAACTATGGCGTTTTAAAAGGCGATCGCATTTGTATTTACCTGCCTATGGTTCCCGAGCTGACCGTAGCAGTCCTGGCTTGCGCGCGCATCGGGGCGGTACATTCCGTAGTGTTTGCCGGTTTTTCGGCACAGTCGCTTTCAGACCGGATTAATGACTCGTCCTGCAAGCTGCTGATTACTGCGGATGGTTTTATGCGGGGGTCGAAAATGGTTGCGCTCAAAGATATTGCAGACGAAGCGCTCGCCGCAGCACCATGTATCGAACGGGTCATTGTTTTGCAGCGCACCGGAATGTTTACCCATTTTCAGCCGCAGCGCGATGTGTGGTGGCACGAAGCAACCGCCGGCGTTGATAAACACTGCCCCCCTGTGCCGGTAGATGCCGAAGATATGCTGTTTATCCTCTACACCTCCGGAAGTACCGGAAAACCGAAGGGCGTGGTGCATACCACCGGCGGATATATGGTCTATGCGGCTTACACATTTCTCAATGTTTTTCAATACCGCGAAACCGATATTTACTGGTGTACGGCTGATATCGGGTGGATAACCGGACATTCGTATATTGTTTACGGGCCTTTGCTGAACGGGGCAACGGTGCTGATGTATGAAGGCATACCGACCTGGCCGGATGCCGGTAGGTTCTGGGAAATCTGCGACAAATACCGCGTCAGTATTTTTTATACCGCCCCTACTGCCATCCGCTCGCTGATGGCTGCCGGTCTGGAATTTGTGGCTGCCCACCGTTTGGACAGCCTTCGGGTGCTGGGCACTGTGGGCGAGCCTATCAACGAGGAAGCGTGGCACTGGTATCACCGGTTTATCGGAAAAAAACGCTGCCCGGTGGTGGACACATGGTGGCAAACCGAAACCGGAGGCATGATGATTTCGGCACTGGCGGGCATTACCCCTCTAAAACCTACCTTCGCTTCGTTTCCTTTGCCCGGTGTTCAGCCGTGTTTAGTCAGTCCTGACGGCCACGAAATTGATGAAAACGGTCAGGAAGGCTTGCTTTGCATCAAATTTCCATGGCCGGGAATGATACGCACAACTTATGGCGATCATGAACGCTGCCGTTTGACCTATTTTGCGGCGTTTAAAGGAAAATATTTTACCGGAGACGGATGCCGGAGGGATTTTGACGGGCAATACCGAATCATCGGCCGGGTGGATGATGTTATCAATGTTTCGGGACACCGGCTCGGTACGGCCGAAATAGAAAACGCCATCAACCTGCATCCTTTGGTGGTCGAATCTGCGGTGGTGGGCTTTCCACACGACATCAAAGGGCAGGGCATTTATGCGTATATCATCAGCAATGCTTTAGTGCAAAACGAAGAAGCCCTGAAAGAAGAAGTTCGCCAAACCGTGAGCAAAGCCATCAGCCCCATTGCCAAACCTGATAAAATATTGGTCGTGAGCGGGTTGCCCAAAACACGAAGCGGTAAAATCATGCGCCGCATTCTGCGAAAAATTGCCGAAGGTGATGTTTCCAATCTTGGCGACACCTCCACCCTGCTCGATCCGGGGGTGGTGGATGAAATTACCGCCGCCGCCGGTTTGAAATAACTCAGTCTGTTTGTAAATACAATCCATTTTTATACCTGCAAAATAGCTTCCTTTTACTTATCCCATATCCTATGCACCGGTTTGTTGTTCTATGTTTCAGTCTGATGTATGGCTTTCTCCTGTCTGGAGGGTTGTTGTTTCAAACACTGAATGGTCAGACGGTTACAGAAATCTGGAATACCGGAAACTCGCCCCTTCCCGGCAACGAGATTAACTGTATCGCCCTCGACCAAAGTGGAATTGTATGGATAGGCACCGAAAGCGGGCTGGCTTCCTTTAACGGCAACAACTGGGAGGTATTTACCACTGCAAACAGCCCTCTGACCGACCACCGCATCCGCAGTCTGGGCGTGGATGACCAAAACCGGATTTGGGTGGGCACATTCAACGGCGGATTAGCCCTGTATGACAGCGGCGACTGGACCACCTACACCACCGCCAATTCAGGCTTGCCCGACAACTACGTGAAAAGCATCGCCTTTGACCCCGATCAGCGTCTTTGGCTCGGGCTTTCGGGCGGGCTGGCAAGTTTTGACGGCACCCAATGGCAACTCTTTACCGCTACCGGTGCCGAAGTGCTGCTCAACAACGTGAACGATGTCATCTTTGACCTGTCCAAAAACATTTGGGTCTGTACCGTAAACGGCGGGTTGGTTTCGATGGGTAAAAACGACATGTTGATTGCCTTTAACCTTGCCAATTCGGGCGTGCCCGACAATACCCTGCTCGCTATTACCTCCGGAACAGACAACGTGAAATGGATGACCACCCCCACTGACGGCATCGGGCGCTATGACGGCACCCTTTGGCAAACCTTTAACACGTCTAACTCCGGTTTAGCCTCAAATTTGGTAACCGATATTGTTGCCGTACCTCAAAACGAGGCTATATATATAGGTACAACCAACGCCGGACTTAGTATCTACCACCCCCCTGCCAACACCTGGAACAACTTAACCACCGGCCTGCCTGACCTGCACATCACCGCCATCGCCGCTTCAGAAGCCGCCTCTGCCGGTGTCAATCTCTGGTTGGGAACAAATACGGGCGGCTTGGTCCTGGTAAATGACAATATCACTTCGGTCAATTTTCCTGCTTCCCACACTTTTACCCCCTATCCCAATCCTGCCCGTCACCTTGTGTGTCTGAATTTACCCCCTACTGCTTCTGTTGTTAAGGCTCAAGTCTTCCCGGTTGCCTCCGGTAACTGTGTTTTGGAAACTGCACCGGTAAACACAAACTGCTTTTCAGTCGAAAATTTGCCGGATGGTTTGTATTTCCTCCGGCTGTGGTTTGACGATGGTCAATCTTTGGTGGTGCGGTTTGCTGTTTTGCGGTAAAATGGTTTATTTCTTGGTTTAAAACCCATATAATTTGCCAAACCTTACAGGTTTGACCAATAATACGGATTGTAATATTAAAATAGTCCAATCAAGATAATGGCAGTTGATATTTTTTGGAACTTAAACAATCTTGTTATCCTTATCCCGTAGGGATAATATATTGGTAGCTGCGAAAAAAAACCTGTCATCATCATTCCGTAGGAATGTAACAAAGGTTGTAAAAGAAGTTGTTCTATGTAAATTACATGCCTACGGCATTGAGATTCCTTGGTTGGGCAATTCTACCAATATTATATGCCTACGGCATTGAGATTCCTTGGTTGGGCAATTCTACCAATATTATATGCCTACGGCATTGCGCTTATCACAAAACGACAGAATTTGGGGTGCACAGCACAATTGGTTTGGACTAAACAGAATGTCCAATTGGTATAACCGTTATCGTAACCGTTACAGACCTGTCTCTTTATACAAACTTGCCTCCGTAACTGTTACAGACAAATGTCTGTACAAAAATTTATCTCCGTAACCGTTATAGACCTGTCTGTTTATACAAACTTGCCTCCGTAACCATTACAGACAAATGTCTGTACAAATATCTGTCTCCGTAACCGTTACAGACCTGTCTTTTTATACAAACTTGCCTCCGTAACCGTTACAGACCTGTCTCTTGATAAAGACAAACCTTTAAGGATTTGAAAAACTTATAGATTCCACTAAAAAAAACCGCTTTCTTAAAAAAAAATGGTCAAAAAAATCAAAAAAAAAGTTGATCGCTTAAACTTTTTATTACCTTTAAAGATTGTTTAGTAATTCAGTATCTGATTATATCATTTTAAACTCCTGAATAATGGCATTACCACTTCCTGACTGGTCTTATCTGCGCAATGTTTTTGACAATGTTACCGATAGTAATTTTAAGCGGATGCAGTCTCTTAGCCGTGATCACAATGATAAATTGTTTGCAAATTCGGCAACTAATCCCGACATCAACAACCTTTATTTGCTGATGAATCCGGCTTATATTGATTTCTCGAATAAATTTGTTGCGGTAAACTCAAATTTCGGGGCTTACAAAAGCGCTACCAAAACGTTTGAAGGTATCATATCTGATTTAAACAAGAAAATCAAAACCTGGGACATTCAAATTCAGAATGTCTATGCAGACGATACCGCTGAATATACCTTACTTTTGCCCAACGGACGCAAGCCTTTCCAGTCGGGAACGTATGAACAAAGATACTCGGCGCTTAGTACTTTGGCATCTTCCCTCGGCGGCTTCCCATCGCTGGCAACTATTTTGACCGATGTTCAGGCTTTTGCGCTACAATTTAATACTGCACGTACCGCCCAGCAGGTATGCGAGCTAAAAGACACGCAGTTTCGCGTTGCTTTGGAAGAATCACGCGAAAGATTGGCAGTGGTGATGCACCGTATCTTCGGAATGCTTATTTTCTTATATTCCGACACGCCGGCCATCATCGAATCTTATTATGAATTGCAGTATCTGAAAGCACCCAAGCCGCCGGCAGATGCACCTAAGCCTATTGAAATTCCTGCAAATAGCCGTTTGCAAGTTTTGGAAGAAAGCGTTTATTTAGAAACCGATACTTTTGAAATCGAAAATACAGGTCAAACTCCCATCGGCTTTTTTATTACCGAAACCGAAACTGCCCCCACGCCCGACGACCTCACTATTGTCCAATCCGGTAAAAAACAAAACTTTACCGGCTCCGAATTGTCTGACGGAAACCCATTGCGCCTGTTTATTGCCGTAAATCTGACCAATGTTAAAGGAAAAATTTTAGTCGCACAGGTACAAACGGAATAAATAGAGGCATCCCAACTGCCGGTACAGGCAAAAGCAAGCAATATTTGGTGGGTTCATAACAAAACCGGTAATTCTTCGCGCAATTACAGGGCAGTCTTTTTCTATGGCTTGTATAATGCTGAAAAAATTCCATGCTCCGTTTTAATAACCGCCGGCGGTGAACCCAAAATTACGCTGTTCCGAACTTTAGAAAGCAAACCTCAAGCCGCTGACCTCCGATATTGAGTTGTTGAAGGCAAATTTCAGCAGCATATCCTATGCTGTTGAAAAAAAACAAGCAATCCGTCTTCAATTTCAGGGTAAGCAAAATAAGGGCAATCTGATTTTAATCAAACTGCCCTTTGGATGATACTAACTATGATAAAAATTCTATCCTGAAAACTTCACACTACTCGTTGAAAAAAAACAAAATCAAGAAAAATACAGGCTGAAATAAAATGGCCAACCCGTTTTTTAATCTCAGGGCACTATAATTTTTCCGGAGGTTAATGCAAATTAACCCATTTCAAGCCAAAACTTAGTGCTTAAAACAAAAGGAGCTGTTTCGGGTTAAGTTTGCTTCTTTTCAAACCTAAACCGCTTGCCAAAGCACACATAATACGGATTGTAAAATTAAAATAGTCCATTCAAGACAATGGCAGTTGATATTTTATGGAACAGAAACGGCCTTGTTCTCCATATACTGTAAGGATAAAATAGACCTCACACGGATGGCGCAAATTATTGCAGAAATAATCTGCGGATATCTGCGAAATCTGCGGGCGATATATTTTCTCCCGCAGATGACGCAAATTAACGCAGAATCAATCTGCAGATAGCAGCGAAACCTGCGATAAAATATAGATAGTAGTATCGAAAAGCAACTTGCAGCCATCATTCTGCAGGAATGAAACTTGGGGCTGATAAGGAATTAGCGTTACCTATATTATATACCTACGGCATTGCATTTATCCCAAACGCCAGATTTTGGGGTGTAAAGAACAATTGGATTAGACTAAAATGAATTTGCAATCCGTATAAAATATAAGCCTGGTTTGAAAATAAAAAAACGGGCAGCCCGAATCGTACCGGATTGCCCGTTAAATATTTGATAAAATGATTACCGAACTAAAAGCAGCTTTTCGGTATAAGAAATTGTCCCTTCCGTTAATGTTACAAAATAAAGCCCGGCAGGAAGATGCGTCAGATCTATTTCCTGCGAAGGATTACCATCCAACATCATTTGTTGTTTCAAAATCAAACGTCCTGCTTTGTCAGTAACGGTAATTTGAGCAGGAGTCCCAACCTCAGACTTAGGGTTGTACTGAAATTGAATCAAGCCGTTTGACGGATTGGGAAACAAGTTAAAAGCATTTTCAGGTTGAGAGTCAGACAGAACTTGAGGTTCATCAATCCCGACCACATACCCGACAATATTAATGTCGTCAATATACAAGTTGTTGCCACTGCCACGGGTTTGTTTGAAACCAATCACCACATTGCGAAGATTGCTGAAAGCAGAAAGGTCAACACCTTCTTTTCTCCATTGGTTGCCATTAGGCACAAAGGCATCGGTAACAAAGTCGGTAGTCGTGGCGAGTTCTTCACCCCCTTTGATAAACATGGTGGTAAAGGTATCGCCGCAATCTGCCGAAATCATGACTTCTAAAACGTCCGTTTCGTCCGTATCGGATTTACGGGCATAAGCCACCCAAAACTCAAGCACCGGAGAGGTTTCAAAAAAGTCCAAATCCGGCAATTTAAACTCATCAATCTGTCCTACAGCATCATAACTGAAATTGTTCATAAAAGCAGAATAGTTGTCATTATGCCCAACGCTGTTGTTCAGTGAAAAGAACACGCCATCGGCCGAAGTAAAGCTCCAGATACCAAAAGGGAAAGGAGATCCGACAAAATTTTCGGTAAAAGGAATTTCATCTCCCGGCAAAGTGGTCGTAAAAAAGGTAGTGAGCATATCGTTGTCAGGGTTAAAATCGGGCACACCATTGGGATTTGCAAGAATTACTTCAAGGTTATGCAGCAATTCGCCGTTGTTGATGGTAACCGGCGGAAGAGTAAAAGTAGTAGAAGCAGTACTGGCCAATTCCCCCGTCCATTGATAGGTATAAGGTTCACCACCGTCAACCGAATAGATGATTTCGAGGTAATAAAGAGTTTCAGTACCAAAGTTTTGGAACTGAATAACGGGTTCAAGCACGGTACATTGTCCGGCACTGAAAGGTTGGACAATAGATTGCAAATTAGCATCGCTTGCACCAAGCAACACAGGCGTACATCCATCTGATTGAGTAAGTGAAAAACGGAATCCACCCGGCTCAAACAAAACCCTCATTCTTTGTTTTTGGCCAAGGGTAAAAAGGTTCTGACAATTGTCGTTGCTATAATCCATATAGTTTTGAACCATGTCGTTGTAGTCGGGAGATTCGTTACTACAACTGTTCGTATTGGGACAACCATAGTTGGCACCGTCCGAGCGTGGTGTATCGGCAACAAAATCGTCCTGATCGCAGGGGCCATCGCCCCAGATATGCCTTAAATTGAGCCAATGCCCTACTTCATGAATTGTTGTTCTGCCATAGAGATAAGGTGCCATCAGAGGAGGAACATCGCCAAAACAATTATAGGCAATCACTACGCCATCTGTACTTAAATCGCCCCCCGGAAACTGTGCATAACCCAACACATTTCCTCCATTAATGCCCGGAACAACCCATACATTGAGGTAGTCGGTTGCAGGCCAGCCTGTTTTTCCTCCGGTTGCATCTGATTTAGCATCGTTAACATTGGTAGTAAAAGACGTTTTAGTCGTCGGGGTTCTTGTAATTCCACTCGAAGGAAACCCATCCGGCCCTCGTTGAGCAAGGCAAAACTCCAATTCTGCATCGGCAGCAACGGGTAAAAAAACTTCGGGAGTCGCAGAAGCATTCCAGTTTAAGCGGCGATAATCATCATTTAAAATCGCCAACTGAGACAAAATCTTTGCCTCACTCACATTAGTTGCAGGCACACCGGTATTATACAAAACATGGAAAACAACGGGAATAGTAATAACCGTTCCCATTTCTTTTACGTCGGGATTTTTGGCAATCCATTTTTGGGTAAAGTCTTCGATTTCCGCCATTCTTTCAGCCATTGCCGGATCTTTCTGCAACAGCATTTCATGGTTGTGCATTGTTCCGCAAGGTTCAGGCAATTGAGCGGATGCTGAGGTAAACACCACGAGCAAGGAGATAAATATGAGATGTTTAAGCATCATTTTTAGTTTTCTGTATTATTGAAGTGTGAATAGTGAACATTTAATTATCAGAAACTCCGGGAATCAACACTTGATTTTAGACAATCGGGGCTTTTTACAAAAAAAAATAGAACATTCTGCATCCCAAAACATACCGGAAATTACTTTTGGGTTTGGGTTAATGAGCAACTACTAATTTTCGGGTAATTGTTTCCTTTCCGTTATTGAGATGAATATAATAAATACCCGGCTGCCAGTTTTCTACAGGGAGTTGTAGAGTTCCTTCTGTTTGCAACTCGCCCGAATTGTGGTAAACCAATTGTCCGGTGGTATTAAACACCGAAACTTCCGGTTTTGTTAACGGATTTGTCTTAATCCTCAAATTAGCCGTATGGTAAACCGGGTTTGGAAATACCATCAATTCGATGTTCGGGTCAGCAGCATCCGGTTCAATTCCCACATCACCGGCATAAACGTGCATATCGTCAATAAACAAATTGTTACCCGTACCTCTGATTTGGCGAAACTTAATCACCGCACTCCTCGTCCCCCTGAAATCCCAGAGAGAAACTACATGTCGTCTCCAGTTAATGGCCGTAGGAACAAAAGAAGAAGCTGTTGGACTAAGGGCGGTTATCAATTCCGTACCGCTGATTTTGTAGGCAGAAGTGAAACTTTGCCCGCAATTGGTCGAAACCAAAACTTCTAAGGTGTCTGATATATCTCCGGCAGTTTTTTGGGCATAAGCCTGATAAAACTCCAGTTTAGGATTAACTTCGTTCAAATCAACCGGTGCCATGTTAAATTCATCTATAGTACCAGTTGCATTGTAGTTAACATTCGCCATATACACCGAGCGGTTGCCTGAAAAACCCGCACCGTCATATAGTGCAAAAGTAATGCTGTTGTCTTCATTGATTACCTGCCAGTTAGCAGCAGGAAAAGTTCCGGTCTCCAGGTCGGCAACAAACGGAAGATTTGCACCTTTTGAAACTGTTGCAAAACTCTGTACAAATTCATTATCGTTGAGGTTAAAATCGTTTACTCCGTTCGGACTGCTAAAGGAAACTGTAAAAGTATGGATGATGCCCGGAAGAATGGTATTCATCACAGGTAAGGTGATATTAATCCATTGATACGGTAGCAGTTCACCTACCCAATAGGTATTGTTTACCGGTCCATTGTCCACCGAATAATTGATTTCGACATAATATAAAGTACTGCTGCCCGAATTGACTAACTCAACAACAGGTTCAAAAGTAGTACATCCCCCTGTACCGGCAGGACTTATCACTTTCAAAGCAGAAACATCGTTTTCACCAACCGAACACAAATCGGGTTGAGCAACCAGATTATTTCTAACGCCTCCCGGTTCTAAAATCGCACGAATGCGTTGCTTTTGGCCGAGGGTAAAAATATTCTGACAACTTTCACTCGCATAATCCATATAGTTTTGGATCATATCGTTCAAATCGGGAGTTTCATTGGAACAACTGTTTAGTGTTAAAGAGCATCCAAAATGCGGTTCAATGGTTCGGGGGGTATCGTTAACCAAATCATCCGTTTCGCAAGATGGGTCA
This is a stretch of genomic DNA from Sphingobacteriales bacterium. It encodes these proteins:
- the acs gene encoding acetate--CoA ligase; the protein is MSFQIHSFEQYLEVYARSVAEPEAFWAEIAGSFVWHKTWDKVLEGGFEKADVRWFQGGKLNITENCLDRHLATRSEKTALLWEPNDPNEVGVSWTYRQLYEKVCEFANVLKNYGVLKGDRICIYLPMVPELTVAVLACARIGAVHSVVFAGFSAQSLSDRINDSSCKLLITADGFMRGSKMVALKDIADEALAAAPCIERVIVLQRTGMFTHFQPQRDVWWHEATAGVDKHCPPVPVDAEDMLFILYTSGSTGKPKGVVHTTGGYMVYAAYTFLNVFQYRETDIYWCTADIGWITGHSYIVYGPLLNGATVLMYEGIPTWPDAGRFWEICDKYRVSIFYTAPTAIRSLMAAGLEFVAAHRLDSLRVLGTVGEPINEEAWHWYHRFIGKKRCPVVDTWWQTETGGMMISALAGITPLKPTFASFPLPGVQPCLVSPDGHEIDENGQEGLLCIKFPWPGMIRTTYGDHERCRLTYFAAFKGKYFTGDGCRRDFDGQYRIIGRVDDVINVSGHRLGTAEIENAINLHPLVVESAVVGFPHDIKGQGIYAYIISNALVQNEEALKEEVRQTVSKAISPIAKPDKILVVSGLPKTRSGKIMRRILRKIAEGDVSNLGDTSTLLDPGVVDEITAAAGLK
- a CDS encoding choice-of-anchor J domain-containing protein, which translates into the protein MLKHLIFISLLVVFTSASAQLPEPCGTMHNHEMLLQKDPAMAERMAEIEDFTQKWIAKNPDVKEMGTVITIPVVFHVLYNTGVPATNVSEAKILSQLAILNDDYRRLNWNASATPEVFLPVAADAELEFCLAQRGPDGFPSSGITRTPTTKTSFTTNVNDAKSDATGGKTGWPATDYLNVWVVPGINGGNVLGYAQFPGGDLSTDGVVIAYNCFGDVPPLMAPYLYGRTTIHEVGHWLNLRHIWGDGPCDQDDFVADTPRSDGANYGCPNTNSCSNESPDYNDMVQNYMDYSNDNCQNLFTLGQKQRMRVLFEPGGFRFSLTQSDGCTPVLLGASDANLQSIVQPFSAGQCTVLEPVIQFQNFGTETLYYLEIIYSVDGGEPYTYQWTGELASTASTTFTLPPVTINNGELLHNLEVILANPNGVPDFNPDNDMLTTFFTTTLPGDEIPFTENFVGSPFPFGIWSFTSADGVFFSLNNSVGHNDNYSAFMNNFSYDAVGQIDEFKLPDLDFFETSPVLEFWVAYARKSDTDETDVLEVMISADCGDTFTTMFIKGGEELATTTDFVTDAFVPNGNQWRKEGVDLSAFSNLRNVVIGFKQTRGSGNNLYIDDINIVGYVVGIDEPQVLSDSQPENAFNLFPNPSNGLIQFQYNPKSEVGTPAQITVTDKAGRLILKQQMMLDGNPSQEIDLTHLPAGLYFVTLTEGTISYTEKLLLVR
- a CDS encoding T9SS type A sorting domain-containing protein: MYKLLALAFLLLTITYFTQAQTHQRCATTEYTKHIDEQYFQNNYKNKRAALETYIQQWIAQHGNQKQMGEILTIPVVVHVVHTTSNPASNISEAQINSQIEVLNEDFRRLNADAVQTPAAFLPVAADFEVEFCIAHKDPDGYPTTGITRTATTETIFNVNTNNVKSVTTGGANAWPSNRYLNIWVCNDLENNDGDPILGYAQFPAGGPPQFDGIVVAYFSFGRVGAVTPPYNKGRTATHEVGHWLNLIHTWGDKDLPMGVDPSCETDDLVNDTPRTIEPHFGCSLTLNSCSNETPDLNDMIQNYMDYASESCQNIFTLGQKQRIRAILEPGGVRNNLVAQPDLCSVGENDVSALKVISPAGTGGCTTFEPVVELVNSGSSTLYYVEINYSVDNGPVNNTYWVGELLPYQWINITLPVMNTILPGIIHTFTVSFSSPNGVNDFNLNDNEFVQSFATVSKGANLPFVADLETGTFPAANWQVINEDNSITFALYDGAGFSGNRSVYMANVNYNATGTIDEFNMAPVDLNEVNPKLEFYQAYAQKTAGDISDTLEVLVSTNCGQSFTSAYKISGTELITALSPTASSFVPTAINWRRHVVSLWDFRGTRSAVIKFRQIRGTGNNLFIDDMHVYAGDVGIEPDAADPNIELMVFPNPVYHTANLRIKTNPLTKPEVSVFNTTGQLVYHNSGELQTEGTLQLPVENWQPGIYYIHLNNGKETITRKLVVAH